The following coding sequences are from one Gossypium hirsutum isolate 1008001.06 chromosome A12, Gossypium_hirsutum_v2.1, whole genome shotgun sequence window:
- the LOC121210946 gene encoding uncharacterized protein isoform X1, translating to MFDIFFGWRKASKCKKLIKRVQCRLKLLKNKRFTIVKQLREDLAQLIKLGYQQTAFNRAEQLLKDENIMAVYEILDHFCEFVNIQLSYIRRHKDCPNDINESVSSLIFASARCADLPELPAIRKLFGERYGHRFTTVAVELLPGNLVNREIQEKLSPKSVSDDVKYRLIDEIARDYCLQPEILALEYFPELQHQTSDGSEKEGKNIQVDPLAKTATHLISQCHSYSYPNSDTIGASLTCSPPDDIKAENRNISRICTTTRKRKDDDERIKAPSSSETLPQFCEEVVVYLDDIEELRSSRRKEADCQDQRLFKFKSLSMPTKGVVVDGTDGDDESYTDNVEDEKPSSNANNSRRRSFSLEPSSMKDIDHEIYYENHKQQSHHYRKHQKKTVAERKEATYLLKRSKQPGCTELRGYIQANTLNSEVKTCSLENPCYNCSFDDSEEKVPPVCDKGGILDEKFCHCRCSSNDDTRRIRMKESSSPTRNLRRRSYDNGASVYGVFTLPKLEKEESIGKVKGNVGDSHTRKGTGGPYLRATTMPQERPREIHRYSILRTNSMSIHNPNHVHPKLPEYEDIAAKFMALKKEHLLHKQ from the exons ATGTTTGACATCTTTTTCGGCTGGCGAAAAGCTTCAAAATG TAAGAAGCTGATCAAGCGTGTTCAGTGCCGTCTGAAGCTGCTAAAGAACAAAAGGTTTACAATTGTGAAACAGCTGCGGGAGGATCTGGCTCAGCTCATCAAACTTGGTTATCAACAAACTGCCTTTAACCGG GCTGAGCAGCTTCTTAAAGATGAGAATATAATGGCAGTCTATGAGATACTGGATCATTTCTGTGAATTTGTCAACATTCAATTATCATATATTCGCAGACACAA GGACTGCCCTAATGATATCAATGAATCAGTTTCAAGCCTCATATTCGCCTCTGCCAGATGTGCAGATCTCCCTGAGCTTCCTGCGATTCGTAAGCTCTTCGGGGAGCGTTACGGGCATAGGTTCACGACAGTGGCCGTTGAATTGCTTCCTGGGAATCTGGTCAACCGTGAG ATACAAGAAAAACTATCCCCAAAATCAGTTTCGGATGATGTGAAGTACAGATTGATTGATGAAATAGCTCGAGATTACTGCTTACAGCCTGAAATTTTGGCACTTGAATACTTTCCCGAATTGCAACACCAG ACTTCAGATGGTAGTGAGAAGGAAGGAAAAAACATACAAGTTGATCCATTGGCAAAGACTGCCACTCATTTGATCAGCCAATGTCACTCTTATTCCTATCCAAATTCTGATACCATTGGTGCTTCCCTTACTTGTTCTCCACCAGATGACATAAAAGCAGAAAACCGGAACATCAGCCGGATTTGTACAACCACTAGGAAACGAAAGGATGATGATGAAAGGATAAAAGCACCATCTTCCTCGGAAACTTTGCCTCAGTTTTGTGAGGAAGTAGTTGTCTATCTTGATGACATAGAGGAGTTACGGTCTTCCCGGAGAAAAGAAGCAGATTGTCAAGATCAGAGACTTTTCAAGTTCAAGTCACTGAGCATGCCAACTAAAGGAGTGGTTGTGGATGGCACCGACGGTGATGATGAAAGTTATACGGATAATGTAGAGGATGAGAAACCAAGCTCAAATGCAAACAATTCAAGGCGGAGGTCCTTTTCTCTTGAACCTTCAAGCATGAAGGATATTGATCACGAGATATATTATGAGAACCACAAGCAGCAATCTCATCACTACAGGAAACACCAGAAGAAAACAGTAGCAGAAAGGAAAGAAGCAACTTATCTGCTGAAGAGATCGAAACAACCTGGCTGCACGGAATTGAGGGGTTACATTCAGGCTAATACTTTGAACAGTGAAGTAAAAACCTGCAGCTTGGAAAACCCATGTTACAATTGTAGTTTTGATGACAGTGAAGAAAAGGTCCCTCCAGTTTGTGATAAAGGAGGAATTTTGGATGAAAAGTTTTGCCATTGCCGATGTTCTTCCAACGACGATACTAGACGTATTAGAATGAAAGAGAGTAGTAGTCCTACTCGGAATCTGAGGAGAAGAAGCTACGACAATGGTGCAAGTGTGTATGGAGTTTTCACCTTGCCCAAATTGGAAAAGGAAGAAAGCATAGGGAAAGTGAAGGGAAATGTTGGTGATTCCCATACGAGAAAAGGAACAGGTGGTCCTTATTTGAGGGCCACGACAATGCCACAAGAAAGGCCAAGAGAGATTCACAGGTACAGCATTCTTCGAACCAATTCAATGTCGATTCACAACCCTAATCACGTTCACCCTAAGCTGCCAGAGTATGAAGACATAGCAGCCAAATTTATGGCTCTCAAGAAGGAGCATCTGCTACATAAGCAGTGA
- the LOC121210946 gene encoding uncharacterized protein isoform X2: protein MFDIFFGWRKASKCKKLIKRVQCRLKLLKNKRFTIVKQLREDLAQLIKLGYQQTAFNRIQEKLSPKSVSDDVKYRLIDEIARDYCLQPEILALEYFPELQHQTSDGSEKEGKNIQVDPLAKTATHLISQCHSYSYPNSDTIGASLTCSPPDDIKAENRNISRICTTTRKRKDDDERIKAPSSSETLPQFCEEVVVYLDDIEELRSSRRKEADCQDQRLFKFKSLSMPTKGVVVDGTDGDDESYTDNVEDEKPSSNANNSRRRSFSLEPSSMKDIDHEIYYENHKQQSHHYRKHQKKTVAERKEATYLLKRSKQPGCTELRGYIQANTLNSEVKTCSLENPCYNCSFDDSEEKVPPVCDKGGILDEKFCHCRCSSNDDTRRIRMKESSSPTRNLRRRSYDNGASVYGVFTLPKLEKEESIGKVKGNVGDSHTRKGTGGPYLRATTMPQERPREIHRYSILRTNSMSIHNPNHVHPKLPEYEDIAAKFMALKKEHLLHKQ, encoded by the exons ATGTTTGACATCTTTTTCGGCTGGCGAAAAGCTTCAAAATG TAAGAAGCTGATCAAGCGTGTTCAGTGCCGTCTGAAGCTGCTAAAGAACAAAAGGTTTACAATTGTGAAACAGCTGCGGGAGGATCTGGCTCAGCTCATCAAACTTGGTTATCAACAAACTGCCTTTAACCGG ATACAAGAAAAACTATCCCCAAAATCAGTTTCGGATGATGTGAAGTACAGATTGATTGATGAAATAGCTCGAGATTACTGCTTACAGCCTGAAATTTTGGCACTTGAATACTTTCCCGAATTGCAACACCAG ACTTCAGATGGTAGTGAGAAGGAAGGAAAAAACATACAAGTTGATCCATTGGCAAAGACTGCCACTCATTTGATCAGCCAATGTCACTCTTATTCCTATCCAAATTCTGATACCATTGGTGCTTCCCTTACTTGTTCTCCACCAGATGACATAAAAGCAGAAAACCGGAACATCAGCCGGATTTGTACAACCACTAGGAAACGAAAGGATGATGATGAAAGGATAAAAGCACCATCTTCCTCGGAAACTTTGCCTCAGTTTTGTGAGGAAGTAGTTGTCTATCTTGATGACATAGAGGAGTTACGGTCTTCCCGGAGAAAAGAAGCAGATTGTCAAGATCAGAGACTTTTCAAGTTCAAGTCACTGAGCATGCCAACTAAAGGAGTGGTTGTGGATGGCACCGACGGTGATGATGAAAGTTATACGGATAATGTAGAGGATGAGAAACCAAGCTCAAATGCAAACAATTCAAGGCGGAGGTCCTTTTCTCTTGAACCTTCAAGCATGAAGGATATTGATCACGAGATATATTATGAGAACCACAAGCAGCAATCTCATCACTACAGGAAACACCAGAAGAAAACAGTAGCAGAAAGGAAAGAAGCAACTTATCTGCTGAAGAGATCGAAACAACCTGGCTGCACGGAATTGAGGGGTTACATTCAGGCTAATACTTTGAACAGTGAAGTAAAAACCTGCAGCTTGGAAAACCCATGTTACAATTGTAGTTTTGATGACAGTGAAGAAAAGGTCCCTCCAGTTTGTGATAAAGGAGGAATTTTGGATGAAAAGTTTTGCCATTGCCGATGTTCTTCCAACGACGATACTAGACGTATTAGAATGAAAGAGAGTAGTAGTCCTACTCGGAATCTGAGGAGAAGAAGCTACGACAATGGTGCAAGTGTGTATGGAGTTTTCACCTTGCCCAAATTGGAAAAGGAAGAAAGCATAGGGAAAGTGAAGGGAAATGTTGGTGATTCCCATACGAGAAAAGGAACAGGTGGTCCTTATTTGAGGGCCACGACAATGCCACAAGAAAGGCCAAGAGAGATTCACAGGTACAGCATTCTTCGAACCAATTCAATGTCGATTCACAACCCTAATCACGTTCACCCTAAGCTGCCAGAGTATGAAGACATAGCAGCCAAATTTATGGCTCTCAAGAAGGAGCATCTGCTACATAAGCAGTGA